One Prunus dulcis chromosome 8, ALMONDv2, whole genome shotgun sequence DNA window includes the following coding sequences:
- the LOC117637942 gene encoding protein DETOXIFICATION 54, which yields MADKDPDICSHKFPSAFQVLEELRELWGMAFPITAMNCLVFVRAVVSVLFLGRLGSLELAGGALSIGFTNITGYSVLVGLASGLEPVCSQAYGNKNWELLTLSLQRMVLILLLAIIPISLLWLNLETIMVFMGQDKAITSMAATYCLYSIPDLLTNTVLQPLRVFLRSQKVTKPMMYCSMIAVAFHVPLNWVLVEVMGLGVPGVAMASVLTNLNMVVLMAAYVWWGWRQGEMRWKAGIGDLCGGIGQLLKLAVPSCLGICLEWWWYEIMIVMAGYLPNPTVAVAATGILIQTTSMMYTVPMALAGCVSARVGNELGSGKPYRAKLAAMVALGCAFVIGIVNVTWTVILRERWAGLFTKDELVKILVASVMPIMGLCELGNCPQTTGCGILRATARPAVGARINLVSFYFVGTPVAVGLAFWLKVGFGGLWFGLLSAQVACAVSILYVVLVKTDWEAEALKAKMLTGLEMGVCNGVKEKGHQNDEENRLLMHGDDNNNNNIDDEIF from the exons atggcaGATAAAGACCCTGATATTTGTTCCCACAAATTCCCTTCTGCTTTTCAG GTATTGGAAGAACTAAGAGAACTATGGGGCATGGCCTTTCCCATTACAGCCATGAACTGTTTGGTTTTTGTCCGAGCTGTGGTTTCAGTCCTATTTCTAGGCAGGCTTGGAAGCCTAGAGCTAGCAGGAGGTGCCCTCTCCATAGGCTTCACCAACATCACTGGCTACTCTGTGTTGGTGGGTCTTGCCTCAGGCCTAGAACCTGTTTGTAGCCAAGCCTATGGGAACAAAAATTGGGAGCTTCTCACTCTGTCCCTCCAAAGAATGGTCCTGATCCTTCTCTTGGCAATAATACCCATCAGCCTCTTATGGCTCAATCTTGAAACAATCATGGTGTTCATGGGACAAGACAAAGCAATCACATCAATGGCTGCCACTTACTGTTTGTATTCAATCCCAGACTTGTTAACAAACACAGTTTTGCAGCCTTTGAGGGTTTTTTTGAGGTCGCAGAAAGTGACCAAGCCAATGATGTACTGTTCAATGATAGCTGTGGCCTTCCACGTGCCTTTGAACTGGGTTTTGGTGGAGGTGATGGGGCTTGGAGTGCCAGGAGTGGCCATGGCGTCGGTGCTGACGAACCTGAACATGGTGGTGCTGATGGCAGCGTACGTGTGGTGGGGATGGAGGCAGGGGGAGATGAGATGGAAGGCTGGGATTGGAGATTTGTGTGGTGGGATTGGACAACTGTTGAAGTTGGCAGTGCCAAGCTGCTTGGGCATATGTTTGGAGTGGTGGTGGTATGAGATTATGATTGTGATGGCTGGTTATTTGCCAAATCCTACTGTCGCTGTGGCCGCCACTGGGATTCTTATTCAGACCACTAGCATGATGTACACTGTCCCCATGGCCCTTGCTGGCTGTGTTTCTGCCAGG GTTGGGAATGAGCTTGGTTCAGGCAAGCCATACAGGGCCAAGCTAGCAGCCATGGTAGCATTGGGATGTGCATTTGTGATTGGCATCGTCAATGTGACATGGACGGTGATTCTTAGAGAGAGGTGGGCTGGCCTGTTCACCAAGGACGAGCTGGTCAAAATCTTGGTTGCATCAGTTATGCCAATTATGGGGCTTTGTGAGTTAGGCAACTGCCCTCAAACTACTGGCTGTGGCATCTTACGTGCCACAGCGCGCCCGGCTGTGGGTGCCCGTATCAATTTGGTCTCTTTCTATTTTGTGGGCACTCCTGTTGCGGTCGGGCTAGCATTCTGGCTCAAGGTAGGGTTTGGTGGGCTTTGGTTTGGCCTTTTATCTGCTCAAGTGGCTTGTGCTGTGTCTATTCTCTATGTTGTGCTGGTCAAGACTGATTGGGAGGCTGAGGCTTTGAAGGCCAAGATGCTCACAGGCTTGGAAATGGGGGTTTGCAATGGGGTGAAAGAAAAAGGCCATcaaaatgatgaagaaaacAGGTTATTGATGCATGGAGATgacaataacaataataatatagatGATGAGATTTTTTAG